A genomic stretch from Phycisphaerae bacterium includes:
- a CDS encoding aminotransferase class V-fold PLP-dependent enzyme, whose product MNKRLYADNAATSFPKPPGVWEAMRSYAEQLGASAGRGAYHEAVETGELLTRCRRQLARLINAESPNQVIFTHNCSGALNQAIKGLLRSGDHVVTTTMEHNSVLRPLNSLTVDRDISVDYVQADSETGIVDLDAVIAAIRTKTRLVAVVHASNVTGSLQPIEAIGVETRRRGIPLLVDAAQSAGHVPIDVRAMGIDLLALPGHKGLMGPLGTGALYLRSSLENELSPLIEGGTGSASEHPIQPDFLPDKFESGSHNAIGIAGLSAALSWVETASIDRLHSHDQSLCAAFIESARGVDGLTVYGPMNPRHRVAVFSVRVEGFDAAELAAALESEFEILTRPGIHCAPLAHRTIGTDTEGGTTRLSFGVFNTVDDVHRCVDALSRLAAAETPA is encoded by the coding sequence ATGAATAAGCGGCTCTACGCCGACAATGCAGCGACGAGTTTTCCCAAACCGCCCGGCGTCTGGGAGGCGATGCGCAGCTATGCCGAACAGCTCGGTGCATCGGCGGGCCGCGGGGCTTATCACGAGGCTGTTGAAACCGGTGAGTTGCTCACGCGCTGTCGCCGACAACTCGCCAGGCTGATAAATGCAGAATCGCCGAACCAGGTCATCTTCACGCACAATTGTTCAGGCGCTCTAAATCAGGCCATCAAGGGACTGCTGCGATCTGGAGACCATGTCGTGACCACGACCATGGAGCACAACTCCGTGCTTCGGCCGCTGAATTCGCTGACTGTCGACCGCGACATCTCCGTCGACTATGTGCAAGCCGATTCCGAGACCGGCATCGTCGATCTCGATGCCGTCATCGCCGCGATCCGGACGAAGACGCGGCTGGTCGCGGTGGTGCATGCAAGCAACGTGACGGGATCGCTTCAGCCGATTGAAGCCATTGGAGTTGAAACACGGCGACGCGGGATTCCCTTGCTGGTTGATGCGGCCCAGTCGGCGGGTCACGTTCCGATCGATGTTCGCGCGATGGGGATCGACTTGCTTGCGCTGCCGGGACATAAAGGGCTGATGGGCCCGCTGGGGACCGGGGCGCTCTACCTGCGCTCCAGTCTGGAGAACGAGCTCTCACCGCTGATCGAGGGGGGGACCGGTTCGGCCAGCGAACACCCGATCCAGCCTGATTTCCTGCCTGACAAATTTGAATCCGGCAGTCACAACGCCATTGGAATCGCAGGCCTCTCGGCGGCCTTAAGCTGGGTCGAGACGGCATCGATCGACAGGCTCCACTCGCATGATCAATCTCTGTGCGCCGCGTTCATCGAGTCAGCCAGAGGCGTGGATGGATTGACCGTTTATGGTCCAATGAATCCGCGGCATCGCGTTGCCGTGTTCAGCGTGCGCGTGGAGGGATTCGATGCGGCGGAACTTGCGGCCGCCCTCGAATCCGAATTCGAAATACTGACACGCCCCGGCATTCACTGCGCCCCACTGGCGCACCGAACGATCGGCACGGACACTGAAGGCGGCACCACCCGACTGAGCTTCGGAGTGTTCAACACCGTCGATGACGTTCATCGGTGCGTCGACGCATTGAGCCGCCTCGCGGCCGCTGAGACACCGGCCTGA
- a CDS encoding DUF4159 domain-containing protein gives MTNRITNKTWIALIAIAIAQPQKLRSAELGDRVDQAIARGIEAILSKTVENDVIQYHDRNPQGPLLTVTGNVTRVLEGSLKFETTDGRKLTIPRRLIKAWSRAGYVKSELPEAAFGGPTALAALALLSAGADPTQGQMKRIIDALSYDEAREAGTYVRSLRASVWSLMLDRKLSAASRRRYARLLAQDVNWLLRAMGPNGAFDYGQGFAGGDNSNTQFANLGLWAGSIGNIEIANRQWQLLGDWWMKSQHPGGGWSYRQKGRPTPSMTVAGCNSLYILLDRYYARADRPYEYFKGVVPNKSLRKSMERVYRAIEDGNRFLELNPPDVRQTYGYELFGLERLGLASGRSHIGGVEWFKRYAGEVADRKWSGEVISDSFALIFLVHGAAPVLFQKLEHDQDANEWNYYHRDLYTLCRYMSSTFERLYRWQRIPPNATLENLEDAPFLLISGHAALTLSDTMRSRIREYVDRGGTVFLHADRRGKPFIQSATRIFESIFADLDLRFRELDPTHPLYSCHFGTDEQGWKRPIPLRALADGPRLRVILCPVDIAGAWHQDRRQHEELFQIMANIRVYCAPPHNELPRVLRREPAPLSPAPPRGSFSIKRWSFAGDWTAHRGVWSRRADSLRLRTGLTISADETSEILDAANLASVEVVHLAVRSQVTLHEHDIAALRAFAESGGMILIESADGQPDGNAAVRKLVDSLPIGEKGILKPEHALATGQFDGGRPLTELSPTPEGAALRREGAPPPIITRTINGRLAVAACPFDLSAGLDQSFIWRRVGYTPESTERIVDNILLYCADRRRSERRP, from the coding sequence ATGACTAACCGGATTACGAATAAGACATGGATAGCACTCATCGCGATTGCAATCGCGCAGCCGCAGAAATTGCGCAGCGCGGAACTCGGCGATCGCGTAGATCAGGCGATCGCACGCGGCATCGAAGCGATTCTGAGCAAGACGGTTGAGAACGACGTGATTCAGTATCACGACCGGAATCCGCAAGGGCCGCTGCTGACCGTCACCGGGAATGTGACACGGGTTCTCGAAGGCTCTTTGAAGTTTGAGACAACCGACGGGAGGAAGCTGACGATTCCCCGCCGCCTCATCAAGGCCTGGTCGCGAGCGGGTTACGTAAAGTCCGAACTGCCCGAGGCCGCATTCGGTGGACCGACGGCATTGGCCGCGCTCGCCCTGCTCAGCGCCGGCGCGGACCCGACGCAGGGGCAGATGAAGCGCATCATCGACGCGTTGTCGTATGACGAGGCGCGAGAAGCGGGCACGTACGTGCGCAGTCTCCGCGCGAGCGTGTGGAGCCTGATGCTTGACCGTAAGCTCAGCGCCGCCAGCCGGAGACGATATGCACGCCTCCTTGCCCAGGACGTCAACTGGCTGCTTCGCGCGATGGGTCCCAACGGCGCGTTCGACTACGGTCAGGGTTTTGCCGGCGGCGACAACTCCAACACGCAGTTTGCGAATCTCGGTTTGTGGGCCGGCTCGATCGGCAACATCGAGATCGCCAATCGCCAATGGCAGCTTCTGGGCGATTGGTGGATGAAGTCGCAGCACCCAGGGGGCGGCTGGTCATATCGCCAGAAAGGCAGGCCGACGCCGTCGATGACGGTCGCGGGGTGCAACAGTCTATATATTCTCCTTGATCGCTATTACGCTCGCGCCGACCGACCTTACGAATACTTCAAGGGGGTTGTGCCCAACAAAAGCTTGCGAAAGTCGATGGAACGCGTCTACCGGGCGATTGAGGACGGCAATCGATTCCTCGAGTTGAATCCGCCGGACGTCAGACAGACCTATGGCTATGAGTTGTTCGGCCTGGAGCGACTGGGCCTTGCGAGCGGGCGGTCGCACATCGGCGGCGTCGAGTGGTTCAAGCGATATGCCGGTGAGGTGGCGGATCGGAAATGGAGCGGTGAAGTCATTTCGGATTCGTTCGCTCTGATTTTTCTTGTTCATGGCGCCGCTCCGGTACTCTTCCAGAAACTAGAGCACGATCAGGACGCGAACGAATGGAATTACTATCACCGCGATCTGTACACGCTCTGTCGGTACATGTCGTCCACATTCGAACGCCTTTACCGCTGGCAGCGCATCCCTCCGAACGCGACACTTGAGAATCTTGAAGACGCGCCTTTCCTTCTTATCAGCGGCCATGCGGCATTGACACTGTCGGACACCATGCGTTCACGCATTCGGGAGTATGTCGATCGCGGCGGGACGGTTTTTCTTCATGCGGACCGCCGCGGCAAGCCGTTCATCCAGAGCGCGACGCGGATATTTGAGTCGATTTTTGCCGATCTCGATCTGCGCTTTCGCGAACTGGATCCGACGCATCCGCTGTACTCCTGCCACTTCGGCACCGACGAGCAAGGGTGGAAGCGACCTATTCCGCTTCGGGCGCTGGCCGATGGACCTAGGCTGCGCGTGATCCTTTGCCCGGTTGATATCGCCGGCGCGTGGCACCAGGATCGGCGTCAGCACGAGGAGCTGTTTCAAATCATGGCGAACATCCGTGTTTATTGCGCACCGCCGCACAATGAGCTGCCTCGCGTATTAAGGCGGGAGCCGGCCCCGCTGTCGCCGGCGCCGCCGCGCGGCAGCTTTTCGATCAAGCGTTGGAGTTTCGCGGGAGACTGGACCGCGCACCGGGGCGTCTGGTCGCGGCGCGCTGATTCCCTCCGCCTCAGGACGGGACTGACGATTTCAGCGGACGAGACGAGCGAAATACTCGATGCCGCGAATCTGGCATCGGTCGAAGTGGTGCATTTGGCTGTGCGCAGTCAAGTGACTCTGCATGAACATGACATCGCCGCGCTGCGCGCTTTCGCCGAATCGGGTGGAATGATTCTCATCGAATCGGCAGACGGTCAACCGGACGGAAACGCCGCGGTTCGCAAGCTGGTTGATTCGCTGCCGATCGGGGAAAAGGGAATCCTGAAGCCTGAACACGCGTTGGCAACCGGACAATTTGACGGCGGGCGGCCGCTGACCGAACTCAGCCCGACGCCGGAAGGTGCGGCGCTTCGTCGAGAAGGCGCACCGCCTCCGATCATTACACGAACGATTAACGGCAGGCTGGCCGTTGCGGCTTGCCCTTTTGATCTGTCCGCAGGGCTTGACCAGTCATTCATCTGGCGACGTGTGGGCTACACGCCCGAGTCCACGGAGCGGATCGTCGACAACATTCTGCTTTACTGCGCGGACCGACGCCGGAGCGAAAGACGACCGTGA